In Falco cherrug isolate bFalChe1 chromosome 19, bFalChe1.pri, whole genome shotgun sequence, the genomic stretch TCCAACTATCACAGCAGGGGCGAAAGATCTGGCTGGATTCATGGAGCAGCCAGTGTAACGGATCTGCCGAGAAACACCACGCTTAGGGTTAGCATTATGTCCTTTtagcacaattaaaaaaaagatcctGGTGTGTTATTAGCATGATTCATTCCCCACGCTGACGTTTCACCCTCCAGCACGCCTGTTCCAGGAAAAGGGATGGAAACAGCTCCCACCACCTGAGCCAGCATGGGTGAGTTGTTCGCATTTGTGCATCTTCTGTGCAAGCACATGTGTGCTGAGCACGGTGCCActcagctgcaggctgggtgaTGTGCCCTGTGGTGTGACAAGGACTGCGGGGATGAGCCCCTGCTGTGCCTGGTCCTGCgctgctccttgctgctgaGGATGGAAGAAGAACAGTCCCTTGTTCTTCTTCCATCTTACATCCACCAAATCTTCAACGACACATGGGCTTGCAGAGCACTGAGGATGGAAGATGTGGTGCAGCGTTGCTGGTTTAGTGCGTGCACTGAGAGGCTGGGAGTGTCGGGGGCTGCTTCGGTCTGTCGTCCAGGAGGGATTTCCCTGGGCGTGCATCCCAGATACTTCCCAGCCTTACTGTGGTCTAGAGTGCCTCAGTTGCTAACACGTTCACTCCAGGACTGATGACCCCACTGATCCCTGGAGCTCCCCACAGCactccaggagcagcagagcccagcagaaGTAAAGAGCCCAGTAAAAGCAGAGCTCAGGCTACGTCTCTGTTATGGCTCTGGTgagatttttctcctctctccactAGGAAGCCCTGGCCACCAGTTGGGTTTCAAATCCCCCGTCCACCCCAGGGCATGCAGCCAAGCAGCTTTGGGCGCAAATGCAAGGACAACCTAAAGCGCAGAGTTTTAGCCCAGTTCTACCCACCCCAAGGAGATGCCCCACGGCAACAGAAAGGCCGATGGACAGGGCAGGAGAGCCCAGGTTGTCCTCTCGGCGTTCATCGGTGGAAGCAAAGATGCACAGGACCAGCTGGAAGGTGAGGAAGAGCTCGACGGTCACCGCCTGCCCCGTCGTCGTCTCGTTGTGCAgctggaaggggaggaaaaatggGTCTCAGGGACAGGAAAATTCGGTGACTGGATTGGAAATGTGGAGGGGGATCCCAGATCAGGGGGAACCAAACAGACTAGGGAATAGGTGAGGGTTTTGGCACGAatatgaaaaggaggaaaaatttctcaggtaaaaagaaaagtggGTCAATGGGTAATAAATTGATTGACCtggcagaaaatgttttattggcATTTCTTTGGGTATCTTTTCCCACTCTGCTTTCCACTCcaaggatatatttttttttttcttttccttctaagtaaaatgcaaaatgccttttggaaaagtttagattgcattttggaaatgtaaaaaagaaatgtcttggcattaaaaaaaaaaaaatcctattccCCTTGCCACACTCTTGTGACTGAAAGGATTTGTCAGATTTGATCTGAAGCTTTGCCTGGTTGCTCCCCATatccagctctgctttctgatACTTTATTCTTCCACCTTGGTGGTTCTTCATCCAGATCTGGGTGGAtctggcagccctgccagccagatCTGCAGCCAGcagtcctgctgcctgtggtctCCCTTTGCTGTCgcttcccccagcctgtcctggcacATCACTgccctttctttccctgtgtcACTCCTGCTGCAGACACCGTGCATCCTCCCAGATGCTGGTTCCCAAGAGCACTTGGCTCGGTGATGACATGAAAGTGGCAATTTGCCCTCCTGGCTGGGATCCAGAGTCAGATATTGCTTGTGCTCCTCTCTGatattcctctcttttttttttctctttttttttttctttttttgtgtgtgtgtgtgtgcaggcagcTACAAGATGAACAgcccatggggaaaaaaaaaccaacaacaacaaaccaacaaaattcCTGTTCCCTCTGTTTGGTGGTTTAAGCAACAGAGCTGGGCATTTTGAAAGTCTCTCTTAAAACTTGTGAAACCTCGGCTATTATAGTCTTGTTCAGATTAATCCCCAATCCCTTTTTCAACCCTCCTAATCTCTTTGGCGGTGAAGCTGGGTCCTGGCAGTGCCTCCCTGCCGCACCGAGGGGgatttctgtgtgctgcttccTAAAGCACACCGCCTGCCTCCTCCCTCGCGTCTTGGCTTGGGGTGATGCTGGTCCTGGCACGGGCATCTCCAGGAGATGCAGCTGACTACCTGTCTGAAGAGGAGTGGTAGGACATGGAGAGGGGGTGGTGAACCCCATgatccccctccccaccctttGTACTATGTGCAtcggtggggagggggatgctggAGGTTGGGATATCACTGGGGAGTCCCCTCATGGCTTCTTAAGGCtccctggttttctttttttctgaaaccagGCTCCctggatgttttttttcctgaaaccaGACTGGATCCTTGTGATGCTTCTGGCACTGTGCGACGGCACTGCCAGGGCACCCATGTGTGGTAGGCATTGGGATGAACCAGCTGGATCTGGTGCGGCCATCCCGTCACAACAGGAAGCAACTTAATGAGCAGTGCTATCTAATGAAAAGTTGGGATTTAGACCCAAACCATGCCCCCCGCTCCCTCATCCCCTGGCACAACATCCCCATTGCTGGGGGTCTGGCACAGCAGCCTGTAAATAGCGGTGGTGTTAAcacagaggggagaggaggctCCCTGCAGCAATGGCAAGGCTGGAAAAAGGAGTGAGCTTGGGGCCAGAGGAATGATGAGGTGATACTTCTGGTCACATCCTTCCCTAAACACCAGGTCTCCTCCCAACCCTGCTCCTCCACAATACAGCCCTTCATAAAGTTGAGATGCCGGTGGCTTTGTCTTCTAAGGGAGGTGTCGACATGGCCAGCTGAATTGTACCTCTGGTTTTAGTCTAAAAAGTGGAGGAGACAGCCTGGAGTTCTGCCTTCATCCCTGCTCCTGGAAGGACCCTTGGTGCAGCAGGCTTatggtgctgggctgcagctgatGATGGCTTCCTACCCAGCATTAAATAAAGAAGGTCTTTGCTGGCCACAAAACCTTTCCTCATATCCCTCAGCCTTCCCAGAAGCTCTACCCAGTCTTTCCCGCTCCCCTTCAAGCCCATCCATGGGCTGAAGCCTTACCTTGTTGATGGCCAGGCCTTCCCGGGAGTCCGCTGGGGTGATCTCGTGTAAGATGGCAGCCCCCACAACGCCCCCCAGGAGCTGCGCCACCACGTAGAAGACCGCACGGAGGAAGGAGACTTGGGAGCCGATGAGGCAAGCCACCGTCACTGCCGGGTTGATGTGGGCTCCACTGATGTGCCCCAGGGCTTGGACCAGTGTGCCGATGGCCAAGCCGAAAGCCAGTGCGATTTGAAGGATGCTTGGGGAGGAAGCTGAGGGCCAGTTCAGAGCAGAGCCCAGACCAAAGAGGATGAAGACCAAAGTTGCCAGAAATTCTGCAAAGACAGCCCGGGTGAAGGCTACGGATCGCAGTTCCCACATCATGGGATGGTGATTGCTGGAGGCTGCAAGGACTGACCCTGCCTGCGGTGTCTTCACGCAATCGCTACCACGGCTGCTGTGTCCATTGAGGATGACAAGGGGacaacatatatatatatatctgggTGAGGGGGGCCAAGGGATCACCTGCTGAAGGAAATGGGAGTGTGGTCCTAGGAAACctgatgctttttttcatttgtgttccAGCTGAGGAAACATCAGACCCTGCCCCCGCTATTAAAGCTGGGGAATGCAGCGTTCGCCACCCTTGGGAGGTTGTAAATCAGCCCTGAGCGATGCCACGAAACGCTGTTCCCTTTCTCCTGTGCTTTCTTACTAGGGGACCTATCCCTGGAGGTGCTTGTTGctcctctcttctccaagctCTACCACCCACAGCATGGAGAGGAGAGCAAGGGGGGTTCTGCGGACCCAGAGGTGGAGCTGAGTGTGGGTTTTGTTGAAGAGCAGGACGTGGGCTGTGATTAAATGACCAGGCAAAACTGAACGCACGAGAGTCTGTCCGGGGCACAAAACTCCAAGTGACTTACTGCAGCTTGATGCCTCAGAGTGTCAGAATTTTACAGCCTGGGCATGGATTTCCTACCCAGAAAAATGGGAGCCAGCCCCAAGAAATGACTGTCAGGAAGTAAATTCTAGTGTGAAAAAATGACACGCACAGCGGGAGGACCGGCTGTGCTCTAATTACGGGGATTTTGGCCCTCTCAGCTCTtgagaaatgtctttttactCCTTGGTGTTAATCCCCAAAAGAGGAATGGTATTTTCTCCTCTGGAGCATGGTTCTTCACATCAAACCATCCACTGATTGCCCAACAagtctattttcctttttcttccgTTGTTCGGGGCactgagcaattttttttgccCGTCCTTGGGTAATGTCTGTATAGCCTTTTGCTCCCTGTGCCATTGGGGTTGGTGGGTTTGCTGGGAAGAAAGtgcttgtttctcttctccccccccccccccccccggccccccccgcccccggcctTGTTAGCAGCCTCTGAGGTTATTTTAAAGcacggtgggctgggaggagcgctcccccagggcagagctggagtTGAAAGgaccattttatttcagagggaTGCAGAGCACCACAACTGAGCCCATTTTTTGGCTCTAACAAAGGCTTCTCCTGTACGACAAACCAAATATGTTTCCCCTCCAGAGGAACCGTGCAAGTGCCACCAAACTGATGCGAAAGGTTGATGCAAAATATTCCGTGTTGCTCGAATTAGatcataggatcatagaatacctcgggttggaagggacctatgAGGATCTGTGAAGGTCTGTTCTTTCCTCCACAAAAGATGGGTAACCATGCTGCCGGCTGGACTAGAAGATTGTTGTAGGTACTGTCCAACCAAACTGCTCTGTTCCATTCTTGTCCTCTTTTTACAAGATGCTTATGGGGATGTTGCTCTTAACAAGGGAGAGATTGCGGGGACAGCAAGCCCGATCTGGGGGTGGCTCTGAAGGGTGTGGGACTGTGCTCCTAGGAAACCTTCTCCTCTGGAAATCCTTCTTTTGGACTTCCTTGGGGACTTTGGCCCATCACAGTATTGCTCTGGCCTCCGGTTTTCCAGCAATGAAGCCAGTCTCATACAACAGGCTGTGAGGCTCAGTGTATTTGGGGTGCTGATGAGCCATGGAAACGTGGTCGCATCCAGTCCCtgggctcctgctcctgcctggtgcAGACTGGTGTGCTCAGCATTACTCAACAACTAGTTATGTCAGGGACTGGTTATGAACGCAGGCTGTTATTAGCACGGGGAATGACAGAGAACAAATATGGGCAATTAACTGAAGCTGATACCCTATGTGATTAATAGTTATACATGGCGAGCAGTTTTGATGTATCAGTGCTTAATGAAGactaattaaaaggaaagagaaataagcAGGATTAGCTCCCAGCAACTTAAAAGTCTAACGCAG encodes the following:
- the AQP2 gene encoding aquaporin-2, coding for MMWELRSVAFTRAVFAEFLATLVFILFGLGSALNWPSASSPSILQIALAFGLAIGTLVQALGHISGAHINPAVTVACLIGSQVSFLRAVFYVVAQLLGGVVGAAILHEITPADSREGLAINKLHNETTTGQAVTVELFLTFQLVLCIFASTDERREDNLGSPALSIGLSVAVGHLLGIRYTGCSMNPARSFAPAVIVGDFSDHWVFWVGPLVGAAAASIIYNYILFPQAKTFSERLAIFKGFEPEEDWAEREVRRRQSVELHSPQTLPRGMSEKV